TTGCAAACCACACTAAAAAGAAACTTAAGCTTAAATTTGAACTTGAAAATTTCTGCCATTTATTAGGTCTTGAATCAGTCGCTAAAAATTCTGTGAAATCGGCGGAACGATTCCAATATAAAGGAAAAACTGGTTGTTCCCACTGCCGTAACAAGGTCTGGGACTATTTTCCAAAAGAATAAAATGGGAATGATTTACAAGGAGATCGTTGCTGGTTATAATGTATTTTATGGTAGTACTACGGGGAGTGGAAGATGGGGAGGAAAAATCATGGAATTGAATCAGCTTAGGTATCTGGTCAAATTGAGTGAGATCCAGAACTTTTCAAAGGCAGCGGAGGCGCTCTATATAACACAGCCGACGCTGTCGCAGCAGATTGGGCGGCTGGAGGAAGAGTTGGGTGTGAAGTTCTTTGAGCGGACGACCAGAAGCGTGGTGCTGACGGAGATTGGAAGTAACTGTGCTGCCTGTGCGAAGGCCGCTTTAGAGCGCATTGACGACATGGTGTCGGCGGCAGAGAAGTATAAGCGGTCGGAGAATACGGAGCTGTTGGCGGGAATCCTGACAGTGCTACCGCAGATTGGTATCACGGATATCATTGCGGATTTTCGCGAAAAACGCCCGGAAACGAAAATAGAGCTGATGTTTGGATGGAGCGCGGATTTGATCGAGATGCTGCTTCAGAAAAAGCTGGATATCATCATATCCAATGTGTATTTTGAGGAGATGAAGAACAAGCAGGAGAGGCTTAACATAGTTCCGTTCCTGGAGGACAGGCTGGTTGTGGTCGTGAGCAATAGAAGTCCTTATGCGGACAGGGATGAGATTGCGCTGCAGGAGTTTGTTCAGGAGCGGTTTTGGGTGGTGGACCCCAATTCCAGTGTAAAAATTGCTGTGGAGAGGAAGATCCAGGAGAGCGGGTATCCGATGCCGGAGTTTAAGAATTGCCACAGTATGGCCAGTGTGATGAAAATGGTGGCGTCCAATTTAGGTGTTTCGGTCATCTCCTCCAATGTGGCGAAGGAGTACCTTCTGCCGGAAGTCAGGATCGTGCCGATCGTTCCGCGCATAAAAACTTCCACGGCGATCATTACGCTGAAAGACGGGAATGAATCCCGGAGAGTGAAGGACTTTAAAGAATTTTTTCTGAATTCCATATCGTAAAATTCATCTCCAGCTTGTGCACGGCATGTGAAAAAGACGGATTTATAGATACAGTCTATAAATGAATTGATAGTAACTATTTCACAATTCACATTGCCGGATTTATACTTAAAATATAAAAAATGCACAAGACTGGAGGGGTTGTATGTATTACAAAATTTCACCGGGCGGTAGTCTTTTGGGAGATGTCAGGATTCCAGGGTCCAAGTCCGGCACAGCCAGGGGACTGATCATCGGTACGCTGGCGGAGGGGGTCTCACGTATCCAGAATCCCATGCCCGGAATTGACAGCTATTCGATCGCGGACTGCTGCCGGGCGCTTGGCGCAAAGATCGATACGGACAATGAGAAGGAGTGGATCGTAGAAGGAGTGGGGCTTGAGAATCTGAAGGTGCCGTCCTGTGTCCTGGATGTGGGAAATTCCGGGACTGGATATTATTTCCTCACAACCCTGGCGGCGATGATCCCGGGGAAATCTGTAGTGACCGGGGATTATCAGATCTGCTACCGGCCCATAGCCCCCCTTTTAAAAGCGATCAGGGAGCTTGGCGGCAGTGTGGTTTCGAGCCGTGGCAATGAGCTGGCGCCGCTTATGGTGGAAGGCCCGATGGAAGGCGGTCATACGGTCCTTATGCCGGGAGAGAATGTGCAGTGGTCAATCGGGCTGATGGTGTGCTGTCCGCTCCTGAAAGGCGACACA
This portion of the Clostridium sp. AN503 genome encodes:
- a CDS encoding LysR family transcriptional regulator, whose translation is MELNQLRYLVKLSEIQNFSKAAEALYITQPTLSQQIGRLEEELGVKFFERTTRSVVLTEIGSNCAACAKAALERIDDMVSAAEKYKRSENTELLAGILTVLPQIGITDIIADFREKRPETKIELMFGWSADLIEMLLQKKLDIIISNVYFEEMKNKQERLNIVPFLEDRLVVVVSNRSPYADRDEIALQEFVQERFWVVDPNSSVKIAVERKIQESGYPMPEFKNCHSMASVMKMVASNLGVSVISSNVAKEYLLPEVRIVPIVPRIKTSTAIITLKDGNESRRVKDFKEFFLNSIS